The nucleotide window TAAATCAGGAAACAAAAGAACATGAAGCAAATATGAAAGTATTAGAGTTAATCGGTGATAAAAACAATAAAGACTTTAGTTTAAAAAGATTAAGTTTAATAATAGGAATTCCGGGATTCCTTATTTTAACAGGGATATGTTTATTTTCGGGAAATAAAGATGTTTTACTTGAAATTTTGAAAATAACATTTGCATTTTTAGGAGGAACAGGATTCGGATATTATATAAAAAGAGATAAAGATTCAGAAAGAAGTTAAAAAGTTTGATATAATCACATTCATTAAGTTGATTGTGATTTTTTATAATAAATTAAATCCATATTTTCAAAGTCGATAAAGAAGGAGTATGAGGGAGTGATAGCCCCCTCATTACTCCAATATCACATTTTCCAGCAGCGGTGACCTCATAATGTCAAAAGGCATTACCCAACCACCGTTATTTGAATCCAAATCGACATTTCTTCCGACTTTTTTTCCCGCTTTTTTAAATACGAGATAAACGAACTGTGAACAATAAAGCCTTTTATCAAAGTTTTTGTGGAAAGTCAAACCGTAAGGTTTATTTACAGTTTTATTTATTTCTTCAAATAAAGCATTTTTATAATCATCATCTATTCCTTTTAATCTGAATACAGAAATTTGTCTATCAATCTTTTGCCACACAAATAAAGGGCTTTCGCTGTAGCCGGCAGAATAAGAAGGAAATTCGACTATTTTCTTTTCTTCGTTTAAAACTGCCACATGTCCCCACATTGAACGGATGGTGTTTCTTTTGGATAAAATAAGTATATCTCCGGGCTGCAGCTGATCCGATTTAGCGATTACTTCTTTTGCAGAGTACCATTTGTATGCCGGATCGATAGATTTACAGGAGATCAGAAATAAAACAGGTATTAAAAGTAAGACAATTTTTTTAATAATTCGGTTAAGATTCATATAGATTCAGTTCCTTTCGCTGTTTGATATTCATATTATATAAAAAAGAAATGAAATAGTCCAGTTAAAAATTTTAGTTGCCAAAAATTACTAAAGTTTGTATAATTATATACAAATATAAAGTATAGAACGGAGAGAAAATATAATGAATATAGTCGCACCGGCAGGTAACTATGAAAAATTGGAAGCGGCAATAAAAGCGGGAGCAAATGAAGTTTATTTCGGGCTTAAAGGATTCGGGGCCAGAAGAAACAATGAAAATCTGAGTATAAAAGAAATTCTTGACGGAATAGATTATGCCCATTCGAGAGGGATAAGAACACTGATAGCATTAAATACTGTTATGAAAGATGTAGAAATAGATGCAGCATACAAATACATAAGTAAAATTTATGAACACGGACTTGATGCGGTAATAGTGCAGGATTTGGGATTTATGAGTTTTCTGAAAGAAAATTTTCCGAAACTTGCTTTACACGGAAGTACTCAAATGACAGTGGCAAATCATGTAGAAGCAAATAAACTTAAGGAATTGGGGCTGAGTCGTGTAGTTCTCGCAAGAGAGATGTCTTTTGAAGAAATAAAAAGTATAAGGGAAAAAACTGATATAGAGCTTGAAATATTTGTATCGGGATCGCTTTGTATCTCTTATTCGGGAAACTGTTATATAAGCAGCTTTATCGGAGGGAGAAGCGGAAATAGAGGACTTTGTGCTTATTCGTGCAGAAAAAAGTTTGAAGATGAAGAAGGCAATAAAGCGTATTTTCTGAGTCCTAACGATCAGTTATTGCAAACAGAAGAAATAAACAAGCTGAAAGATATAGGAATAAATGCAATAAAAGTTGAAGGACGTAAAAAATCAAGCGAATATGTGTACGAAACAGTAAGCTATTATGATAATATACTGAAAGGAAAGCCTAGACCTACTGAAAGCTACAAGCTGTTTAACAGAGGTTATTCTAAAGGTTATTTTTACTTGGATAATAAACTTATGAATTTTAAATATTCTTCAAATTTCGGGTATTTTTTAGGGGCAAGAATAGAAAACAGCAATAATTTCAGGATTGATGACGAGCTTATATTAGGGGACGGCATTCAATTTGTAGACAGTGATTTTGAAAAAATTTCAGGAGAATATGTAAATAAACTTATTGTAAACGGGAAAAAAGTTCAAAAAGCCGACAAAGATGATATTGTTTCTGTAGGAAAACTGCCTGACAAAACAAAGTATATTTATAAAAATTATTCCAAAGAAATCAATGACAGAATAATACATAATATAAAAGTGTCCAAAAGATTTGCTTCCATAGATGGAGAACTGTTTGCGGAAAAAGGACAGGAAATTATGTTGAAATTTTCTATTTACAATCTTAAAGATGAAAAAATAGAAGTTTTAAAAAAAGGAAATGTTATAGAACAGGACGCTAAAAAAGAAATTACAAAAGAGCAGATAGCTGAAAAGTTGGGAGAACTGGGAGATACAACGTTTGAACTGAACAGTTTGAAAATAAATTATGACGGAAAATCTTTCATACCTTTCAGTGAACTGAAATCATTAAAAAGAGAATGTGTGTCGGAGCTTCAGGAAAAACTTGTAAACTCTTACAGGAAAAAGCTTGAGGAAAAAAAGGTAAAGACTTTTAAAGGAAAATGCAATACCGAACCCATTTTTTCGGCTCTTGTTTCCAATGAAGAGCAGGAAAAAGCCTGTCGTGAGGCGGGAATAGAAAAAATCTATCATAAGCAGTATGACGTCGCCAAAGAAAAAAATCTTCATAAAACCGATAAAATAAAAACAGACTCAAATTTAGCTTCAAACCTTTATCAAGTAGCCATGGGAGAAAAGAATAATATAAATGGACAATCTTCGGACTGGAATTTAAACGTGTTTAATAATTATACTCTGGATTTATTTTCACAATTTCCCAATTTGGAAACAGTGTTTTTATCGCCTGAGTTGAATTATAAGCAGCTGAAAATGATAAAATCGGATAAAGTCAAAATAGGAATGATAATATACGGATATTTAAAGGGAATGTATATTGAGCATAAGATATTTGATAAAGAGTACAAGGAATTACAGGGAGAATTTTATGATAAGTATAAAATATTGAAAAATGACCTGGATAACATAGAATTGTACTTGGATAAGCCTATGAATCTTATTCCGAAACTTGATCAAATAAAAGAATTTAATTTTGATGAATTAAGATTGGACTTTACTTTTGAAACAGCTGAAGAAGTAAAGAAAATTATAAAAAGTCTGCAGACTAAAAAGGGGAATTACAATCCTTATTCATTTGAACGCGGAGTATTTTAATTCTTTGAAAAATTTATAAAAATGAAAAGAGGGTTTATGGAAATTATAAAGAACAGGAATTATATTGAGAAAATGTATATGCTTTTGGGCGGAGCCATTTTTACTCACTATGTTCTGGTAATAGTACTTTGTATACTGCTGTTGAAAGATATTTTTGTTACAGGAGAATACAAGAAAATATTAAAAGATAAATCTCTTGTTATAGTAGAAGCGGTTTTGGGGCTTTCCATAATAACTTCCTTATTTTATAAAAATTATTACGGGTTGATCGCCATACCGATGTTGCTGTGTATTATGGTAGGAAGATACTATACAAGAATTGTAAGCGATGATTTTAAAAATTATAATCTTGAATTAATGGCAAAATTTTCAGGAACAGCATTTTTTATTTCTTTGATTGAATGTCTTATTACAAAAGACAGAGCAGGATATTTTTCCTATTTGAATCCTAACTATTTGGGAAATATAATGGTGATGGCTGCTGTTGTAAATCTCTATTTGGCTCTTAAAAAGAGAACAAAACTTAACTTTTTAATATTTATACTTAATTTTATGACTATTGTAATGTCAGGTTCAAGGTCGGCCCTTGCTGCAGCAATAATAGGAATATTTGTTCTGCTTTATTATTTTCTTGAAAAAAAAGCCTTTTTTATCTGTGTTTTGTTTTTAATCAGTTATATTGCGGGAGTTTATTGCGATTTTCTTCCGTTTTTGAGGGAAGACAGTATTTCAAAATATTACGGTTTGAGAAAAGATATATTGAAAATGGCGTTGCGGGCCTTTAAGAGTAATATACTGTTCGGACACGGGAATTTTTATTATTTCAAATATACGAAGTTTTATCCTCATTCACATAATGCCGTAACCGAACTGCTTATAAGCTACGGATTAATCGGAACGGTAGCACTTATGACGGTATGGTTAAAATATATATATGATATTTTTAAAGACGATAAGAGTAATGTTTTGAAAATATCCATACTTTTAGGCGTTGTAGCTCATAATCTTACTGATTTTCCCATATTTTGGATACAGACGGTACTGTTATTTATAATGATACTTTCCTGTTGGGAAAATAAAGATGAAGTGAAAAAGTTGAGATTTCACAGTCGGAATATAAAATAGTCATGAGGACTAGCTGTCCTCATAATTCTTGCTAACGATTTCAGATTTTAGATGCTCAAAAATGCTCGTTCGCTAAGTTTATGAGGACTAGCTGTCCTCATACTCCTGCTGACAACCCCAAATTTTACATACTTAAAAATGCCCGTTCGCTATGAAAACAAAAAGGATGTTTTCATAACGCTCACTAACACATTTTTTACATTGTAAAATTTGAAGGTTGGAGGGTAAAAATATAAAGATAAAAAAATAGCTATTATTCCAAAGAATAATAGCCTGGTAAGACTTCCGTAGAAACTTACCTCGCTCACTATAAAATTATTATACTATATTTTTTTATAAAATGCAATAAAAAAGGGGAGAAATATGAGTGAAAAAGTATCAAAAACATACGAAGAACAGTTAAATATTTTGAAAAGTAGAAATTTGAAAATATTGAATGAAAGAAAAGCAAAAAAATTTTATCAATAGAAAGTTACTATGCTTTAATAAATGGATATAAAGATATATTTTTAGAAAGTTTTAAATCGGAAATTTATCAAGAGAATGTGTATTTCGAAAATATATTTATGTTATTTAATTTTGATAGAGAATTGAGGATGATTTTATTAAAATATATTCTAATTGTAGAAAGAACAATTAAAACAAAAATATCATATCATTTTTCAATGAAATATGATGATAAATACTTGAATGCTAATAACTTTGATTATAATAATAGAAGAAAAAGTTTGCAAATACTAAGATTAATTTATAATATGTCTAAAGTGAAAAGAATATATTCTGAAGTTAATTCTTCTATATACCATTATCAGAAAATACATGATAAAATTCCTTTGTGGGTATTGGTAGAAAAGTTAAATTTCGGTATTATATCTCATTTTTTCTATTGCTTGATTTAAAGGATCAAAATGCAATAGTAAAAGAAATATTTGAAGACTATAAAGAAGAATATAATTATAATAAAAAGTCAATCCTTAATCCTGCGGAAACATCGGAAATTTTATTTTTTATTTGTAATTTCAGAAATAAATGTGCTCATGATGAAAGAATATATCAGCACAAACATAAATTTACATCGGGTAAATCTCCAAATCCTTTTATTTTCAAAGATAAAAATATAAAATTCAATAATGATGTTTTTGCTTTAATTGTATCGTTGAAAATATTTTTAATAAAAGAAAATTATATTGAAATGATTAATAAAATAAATGAATTAATAAGTAAATTGCCTGCATTATTACCTAATCATTATAAAAAAATATTAAATAAAATGGGTTTTTCTAATGATTGGGAGAATATTATGTTAGAAATTATTAAATAGAAAATTAGATATAAAAAGAATTAAGATAATAAAAAGAGGCTTGGAATAAAATTCTTTGCCTCTTTTAATTTATAGTCTTAATCTACAAATAATAATTCACTGACTTTTTTAATATAAGGAATTTCAAATTCCTGTCCTAAAAATGATTTTATTATAGCGATAATTTGAACAATCGAAAGTACAAATGTAATAATTACAAATGCTGCATTTCCTATAAAAATAAATACATTTAAAAAAACAGATACAAACAACAACATACCTAAAGCAAGTGTCTGTTTAGCATAAGTTCTTACAAACTGATTTTTAGTTTCTAAAATCAGTGCAAGAAGTGATATTAAAAATCCCAACCCCGGTAAAAAGAAACTCAGATTTATAAGAGCTGCCGCTGCATTTGCTCTCAACCCTCCTATTGAAGCCTGTTCTTTAATATTTGAACTCATAAATACCTCCTTGTAACAATGTTTATTATTTACTCAAAGATTTTAACATAAAAAAATTGAAAAATCAAATTGAAATTAGCGGCTAAAAAGGTTATACTAAGATATAAAATTAAAAAGTCGGAAGGAAATCAATGATTTATTTTATAGGCGGAACGAAACATAGAGAATTTAGGTATTTTGATTTACTTGAAAAAATAAGGAAAGAAAATCCGGGAATTTCGGAAAGCTTTTTTGATGTAGACATTAAGGAAGAAGAGAAATTTTTGGAAAAAGTCAGTTTTAATTCTATTTTTTCAACAGAAGAATTAATCGTATTAAGACGGGCAGAAAAATTGAAGGACTTGGAAAAAACCTTAGACTACATTGCAAATCTTGATATAGTCGGAAAAGAAATAATAATAGATTATTTTAAAGAAGACGGAAAAACAGGAGTAAAACTTTCAAAAAAGTTGGAAGAATTAAAGAAAAACGGGAAATTGGAAGTTTATTTATTTCCTAAAGAAGATGATGGAGAGATAAAGAAGTATATTAAAAAGGAACTGGGAATTTCCGAGAAAGATACGGCAATGCTCTTGGAAATGATTGGAAACGATCCTTTTAAAGTGAAAAACGAAGTCGAGAAAATAAAAATATATTTAAACGGCGACTCTTTTAATATGCAGGAAATGAAAAAGATAGTGTCTGTCGAGAAAGAATACAGAATTTACGAAACAGTCGATAAAATATTGAATAACAAAGCAGCAGAAGTAATAGATTATCTCGAAAAAACTAAGGAGTACATGGGTGTACTTTATTCGCTGTATGGAGAACTGGAAGTTATGTATAAACTAAGCTGTTTAAGGAGTTCCGGTATGAAATTCAGCAGTAATTATGCGGTATTTAAAAATGAATTTGAAGGAATAAAGGAGATTTTTAAAACGAATAATAGACTTCCCAATCCTTATGTGATATTTATGAAATTTCCGAAATTAAAAAATTATACGGCAAAAAATCTGAGAAGGCTTGTTTTCAGATGCTGGGAAGTTGAAAAGGATATAAAAACCGGGAAAATAGAAATGGAATCGGGTATAGAAACTTTAATAATGGAAACAGCCGATTTATACGTGAAAAAATAAAAACTCTGTAAATCAGAAAAATTAGGTATTAAAAGGGAGTTTAAGAAAAGTTTTTTTGCAAATAACATTAAATCACTTGATTTTTATTGTAAAAAATGGTAATATACTTTGGTAATTTTGCATATACTAAGTTATAGAGCAATATTCATAAATATAATAGAAAGAATGATATTTGGAAGGAGGAAAGAATGGCACATTCAAAATCATCTAAAAAAAGAATTTTCATCGGTGAAAGAAATGCAAGCAGAAATCAGGCTATAAAAAGCAGAGTTAAAACATTCGTAAAAAAAGTTCTTTCAGCTGTTGAGGCTAAAAATGTCGACGAAGCTAAAACAGCATTACAGGTTGCTTATAAAGAATTAGATAAAGCTGTAACTAAAGGAGTTCTTAAGAAAAATACAGCATCGAGAAAAAAATCAAGACTTGCATTAAAAGTTAATTCATTGGCAAGCTAATTGTCATTGGTTAATTTTAAAAAAATTTTTTTAAAATTATAAAGGCATAATCAGAGTGATTGTGCCTTTTTGTTTGCAAAAAGTAAGATATAATGCTATAATAATTTTATAAAAATGAAACGGTACATATTAAGGTGACAAAAGAACAACTCTATAGTAGTTGTTTTTTTGTTTTTATGATATATATTCGCTATCTCCGACTGAAGTATCTCACCAATACTAAGTCAGTTAGGAGGTGAAATATGTACTGTTTCATAATAAAAATACTATTTTTTGTAGTATTGTTTTTATTAATTCAAAATAATGCTATGTAATAGTATTTTTTCCTTGCTATGTTTTTTGGGATAGCAAGGTTTTTATGACAAATCATAATGAAAATTGTTTTTTTGAAGAAAATGATTTGAAAGAATTAGATTTAGATTGGGAAAAATAGAAGATAATTTAATTAAATATAAAAAAGAAATAGTAGCAGGTAAGGTAAAATAGGAATTAATGAAAATATTAACAGTAAAAATAATACATAAAAGAATTTAATTCTATGATAGAATTTTAATTCATAAAAAGTAAAAAGAAAATAAAAAAGTTCTTGAAAGAATAGATGACTATACTATAACAGAATATAAATAATTTTTGAAAAATCAGGAGGGCAAAACAGCAAGCCCTCTTTTCCTTATTTATCAATTCTAATCTTATTTAAGTTTCTTCTTTTGGATCTTTGCAGGATTTATATTCCAGTCAAGTTTTTTTACAAGGCAGAAAAACAGTATTGCTGCAAGGGTATTTGAGAAAAGATTTCCCCAAAATACGGCATACACGCCCAAAAATTTTTGTGTAAAAAGTATAAACAGATATCTGAAAAACCATATTCTCAATATAGCCATAAAAAGCGGCACTTTTGTTCTTCCTAAAGCGATGAAAACACCCTGACAGACTGAAAATACACCGAATCCTATTACTGAATATGTATAAATATTTAAAGCATGATTGGCAATATCGAGAACTTCTTTATTACGTGTGAAAAGCACGGTTATTTTTCCCGCCAAAGGAACTATCATACCTATTGTCAAAAGAGCAATCACAACACTGGTAATCCAGCCGTAAGTAAAAATTTTTTTTGCTTTTTTAATTTCTCCGATTCCCATATTCATGCTGATCATTGTAGTAACTGTAGTTCCTATAGCCGATGGGAGAATAAAACAGATAGAATTAATATTTGAAGCGATTCCCTGTGCATTCAGAGAAATGGCATCGTATTTGTCAACTTCTTTATTAATAAGTACAAATCCCGTTTGAATGAGCATATAACTGAGCATTGATGGAAATCCGATTTTAAAAAGTCTGGCAACAATGGGAAGATTTAGATGATATTTTTTCAAATCAAGTTTCATATCGGTATTTTTTATAAACAGGTCATGATACATCCATACAGAAATAATAATATACGAGAAAAGACTTGCCATTACAGCACCGACGATTTTCATTTCAAAAAAATATAAAAATACAGTATTAAATATAATTTTTAAAAATAACAGTATAAAAACTCTTATAAAAGTTACTTCGGGTCGCCCTACCGCATTTTTGGCGGAATTGTATATTGCCGTCATAAATACGAGAGGCATAACTAAAGAATAAAGAGAAATATAAACAAATACTTCGTGTTTTATCTCCGAAGTAATATTTGCAGAAACAAGATATCCTGCTCCTATACACACCGGAATAAGGATAAGTCCTATAACAAATCCGAAAACAAAAACTTGAAGAGTAACTTCCTTTACGGCTTTTATAACTCCCCGACCGTAGAGTTGTCCTATCATTGCCATTGCAGCGGCACCGAGCCCTTGTGACAATGCAATCATAATATTTAAAACAGGTTGGCTGAAAGTAACTGCACTTGCAGTAACGACTCCTGCAATATTATTTAGAAACAGACCGTCCGACAAGGGAATAAATGCCTGTATCGCACCTACAAGAAGGGTAGGGACCGATAAAAAAAGAAGTGTATTTAAAATATTTCCATTCAAAATCATTTTTCGCCGTTCTTCTGCGGTTTGAGCTTTAAATATCATATGTATCCTCTTTTCTTCGCTAAAATAATAATTTATTTTTATTATAACACTTTAACAATAAAAAAAGTAGTGGGAAAAATTTAATTATTTATAAAATTTGACAAATTAAAATCAATATGATAGTAAAAAAGTTAAGAAAGAACTTCAAGTATTCAGAAAAATATTCAGGGATTAGAAATATTAAAAATAAAAACCCCAACTTTCAGATTTTACAACGAAAAAAATGTGTTAGTGAATGTTATGAAAATATCTTTTTTATTTTCATAGTGAACGGGCATTTTTGAGTATGTAAAATTTGAAGTTGGAAAAGGGGTTTTAGGGGAATTTTTCCCTGAAAATTTAAAATTTCATCTTTACAAATTTATAAAAAACATGTATAATACACAAAGATAGAGGTGCAATTATTAAGAGTAAATTTATGGAGAACAGTCAATTTGGTGAAGTAAATTGAAAGGAATAATTGCCGAAGGACAAAGATTGACTGACTTTGTTACTGGGGCTACGGAAAATATCCGTAGAACTGTCATTATCTTAATGATAATGGTGAGCTGTCAGATATAAATCGTAATTTTTTAATTATTAAAATAAATGTTTTATATGCTGATTTCTCTATCAGTATTTTTTTATATAAAAACAAAAAATCTGAGGAGGTATATCATGAAATTATTCGGAACATCAAAAATCAATGAAAATGGGAATTTGTCCATAGGAGGAGTGGACACGACAGAACTTGTAAAAGACTTTAAAACGCCGCTTTATGTAATGGATCAGGAACTGATAGAAACGACTATTGATAAAATGAAAAAAGCATTTGTTTCTTCGAGATTTGATACACATATTGCTTATGCGGGGAAAGCGTTTTTTACAACAGGTATGGCGAAAATTATCGAAGCAAAAGACCTGGAACTGGATGTAGTGTCGGGCGGAGAGCTTTATACTGCTTATAAAGCAGGATTTCCTATGAATAAAGTGCATATGCACGGAAATAATAAATCATACGAAGAACTTGAAATGGCAATAGATTTAGAGATAAAACAGATTGTAATAGATAATGAAGACGAAATCGGAAAAATCGAAAAAATATGCAAAGAAAAAAACAAAAAACAGGCAGTATTATTAAGAATAGACCCGGGAATAGAGGCTCATACTCATCATTACATAAAAACATCGGGATTGACTTCAAAATTCGGGATTTCTCTTTTTCAAAAAGATCTGCTTGATATAATAAAAAGAATTAATGACAGTGAATATCTTGAATTTAGAGGATTTCATACACATATAGGTTCGCAGATATTTCAGTCGATATTTTTTATATTTGCTTTGGAAGAAATATTCAAATATCTGGATAAACTGAAAAAAGAACTGGGGATTGTAGTACATACGGTAAATATGGGAGGTGGCTTCGGAGTCTATTATAAAGAAGGAGACGATCCTGTGCCTGTGGAAGAAGTACTGAAAGAAATAATAACTTATACAGAAGCAATGGAAATAAAATATAAAATAGGATTTAAAGAACTTTGTATCGAGCCGGGAAGAAGCATTGTCGGAAATGCCGGGACGACACTTTATGAAGTGGGAGGAATAAAGAAAACTGTCGGCGGAAAGACTTATGTTTTTGTAAATGGAGGAATGGCAGATAATATAAGACCTGCACTTTATCAGGCAGAATATGAAGCAGGAATTATAAACAAACTGGATAAAGAAGCGACAAGTGAAGTAACTGTTGCGGGAAAATTCTGCGAGTCAGGAGATATACTTATAGAAAAAACAAAAATTCAGGAAGCACATGTAGGCGATATACTTGCGATGACTACCACGGGAGCTTACTGTTATACTATGTCGAGTAATTATAACAGATTTACAAAGCCTGCCGTTGTATTTGTAAAAGACGGAAAAGCCAAGTTGGCTGTAAAAAGAGAAACTTTTGAAGATCTGATAAGAAATGATGAAATTTTTGAACTGTAATTTTTGTTAAATAAATGTTATAATATTACAATAGACAAAAAACAGATTAACTTCGGAAAGTAGGAATTGTAGTGATTATTGTACATAAATACGGCGGAAGTTCGGTAGCTACGACCGAAAAAATAATGAATATAGCAAAATATTTAGGAAAAGTAAAAGACGAGAAAAATGATGTAGTAGTGGTAGTTTCTGCAATGGGAAAAACAACCGACACACTTATAAAACTGGCTCATGAAATAACGGGAGATCCCGATAAAAGAGAAATGGACAGACTGATGTCTACGGGAGAACAGCAGACAATAGCTCTTTTGAGTATAGCGTTGCAGTCGTTGGGATATGATGCTATCTCTTTGACAGGGCGGCAGGCAGGAATCAGGACTTCAGGACATCACACGAAAAACAGAATAGAATCAATAGACGAAAAAAAGATAAAGAAACATCTGGAAGAAGGAAAGATTGTTATTATTGCAGGATTTCAGGGAGTAAATGAAAACGGAGATGTAGCTACGCTCGGGCGGGGAGGCTCGGATACTTCGGCAGTGGCATTAGCTGCGGCTCTAAACGGGAAATGTGAAATATATACAGACGTTGACGGTGTGTATTCCGTAGATCCGAGAATTTATCCCGAAGCGAAAAAGATTTCGTATATTTCTTATGACGAAATGATGGAACTCGCATTTCTCGGAGCGGGAGTAATGGAGACGAGAGCAGTGGAACTTGGTAAAAAATACGGTGTGGAAATATATGTAGGAAAGTCTTTGGGAGAAAAAAACGGTACTGTAATAACTGCAAAGGAGAAAATAATGGAAGAGAAAGTAATAACAGGCATATCGGTAAATGAAGATATATTAATGGTAAATATCGAGGAAATTCCTACTTATGCGAAAAATGTGTACGCAATATTGGAACAGGCGGTAAAATTCGGAGTAAATATAGGGGTAATAAGTCAGAATGATGTGTCGAGCGAACATGGAAGTTTCGCATTTACATGTCCTCAAAGCGATAAGGCTTCTCTTGAGAAAATAAG belongs to Pseudoleptotrichia goodfellowii and includes:
- the lysA gene encoding diaminopimelate decarboxylase, whose amino-acid sequence is MKLFGTSKINENGNLSIGGVDTTELVKDFKTPLYVMDQELIETTIDKMKKAFVSSRFDTHIAYAGKAFFTTGMAKIIEAKDLELDVVSGGELYTAYKAGFPMNKVHMHGNNKSYEELEMAIDLEIKQIVIDNEDEIGKIEKICKEKNKKQAVLLRIDPGIEAHTHHYIKTSGLTSKFGISLFQKDLLDIIKRINDSEYLEFRGFHTHIGSQIFQSIFFIFALEEIFKYLDKLKKELGIVVHTVNMGGGFGVYYKEGDDPVPVEEVLKEIITYTEAMEIKYKIGFKELCIEPGRSIVGNAGTTLYEVGGIKKTVGGKTYVFVNGGMADNIRPALYQAEYEAGIINKLDKEATSEVTVAGKFCESGDILIEKTKIQEAHVGDILAMTTTGAYCYTMSSNYNRFTKPAVVFVKDGKAKLAVKRETFEDLIRNDEIFEL
- a CDS encoding aspartate kinase; amino-acid sequence: MIIVHKYGGSSVATTEKIMNIAKYLGKVKDEKNDVVVVVSAMGKTTDTLIKLAHEITGDPDKREMDRLMSTGEQQTIALLSIALQSLGYDAISLTGRQAGIRTSGHHTKNRIESIDEKKIKKHLEEGKIVIIAGFQGVNENGDVATLGRGGSDTSAVALAAALNGKCEIYTDVDGVYSVDPRIYPEAKKISYISYDEMMELAFLGAGVMETRAVELGKKYGVEIYVGKSLGEKNGTVITAKEKIMEEKVITGISVNEDILMVNIEEIPTYAKNVYAILEQAVKFGVNIGVISQNDVSSEHGSFAFTCPQSDKASLEKISEILKEKFERISVIINPYVTKVSIVGIGLISNIGIAARVFKVLADNNISFHQVATSEISIGLIVDEVMGKKVAELLAKEFNV